The Halopelagius inordinatus genomic interval CGTCATGCTACTGCACTCGGGACACTCGGGGCTCTCGCCCGCCGCGAGTAAGTCGTCCATCGCGTCGGCCTGTGCGCCCTCGGCGGCGTCCGGGGAGTCCGCGACTGCCGCGCCGCCGTCGGCTTCGGGTTCGGTGTCGCCGGCGCCGGCGTCGCGGGAGAGTTCGGTCAGGTTCTGCTGTTGTGGGTACCCCTCGTCTATCTCGCCGTCGAGATAGCGGCGCATCGCCGTGCCGATGGCGTCGGGGATGGAGTTTATCTGCTCGCCTTTGTCCCAGGCGACTTTCGGGCTGCGGATGCCCTGCAGTTCGCTCGCGATTTCGCTCGGGTCCACGCCCGTCCGGAGCGCAGTCGAGATGGTCTTTGCGAGCGCTTCCGTGAAGGACGCGGTGAAACCGCCGGAGTTGCCGATGTTGGCGAACAGTTCGAACGGCTGGTTGTTCGCGTCCTCGTTTATGTTGACGTACAGTTTCCCGTAGCCCGTGTCGATGCGCTGGGTGACGCCGTAGAGGACGTCGGGACGCGGACGCTTCGAGCCGAGTTCCACGTCGCCGTCGGCCTCCGCGAGGAGGCGTTCGACTTCGCCGTCGAGTGCGGCGCGGACGTTCTCGTTGTCGAGGAAGCCCTCCAGACCGCCGAACACCTCTTCCATCTGTTCGACGAGAGTCTCCGCGGCCTCGCCCTCGTCGGCGAAGTCGGCGTTCTTCGCGCGCGTCGTCAGCACCTGCTTCGAGCGGGTGCCGTCGCGGTAGACGGTGACGCCCTTGCCGCCGTTCTTGTAGATGTAGCGGTACACCTCGTCCATGTCCTCCCGCGTCGCGGAGTTCGGGAAGTTACAGGTCTTCGAGATGGCGGAGTCGACGCCGTTCTGACAGGCGCACTGCACGGCGGCGTGCTGTTTGCCCGTCAGGTCCGAGGTGACGACGAACAGTTCGGAGATGGCCGCCGGAACGGTCGAAAGCGAGGAGACGCCGTCGAACTCGTTTTTCGACATCTGCTCTTGGGCCTCCCGCTTTACCTCCTCTACGTCGATGTCGTTGGCCTCCAAGACGCGGAGGAAGTAGTCGTCGAACTCGACGAGCATCTCGTCGCCCTGCACGTCGTCGGAGACGTTCTTGTAGTAGGCGACGTTGTAGATGGGCTCACAGCCACCGGTCGTGTTACCGATCATCGAGGTGGTGCCCGTCGGCGCGATGGTCGTCGTGTTGTGGTTCCGAAGCGCGAAGCCCTCCGCCCAGTCGTCGGCGTCGAGGCCGGTCTGCTTTTCGAACCACTCGCGGTACTCCGTGGGGTTCGCGTACTTCGAGTCGCCCCAGTCGGCGAAGTTGCCGCGTTCCTCCGCGAGTTCGTGGCTGGCCCACTTCGACTCGTGGTTGATGTGGGTCATCAACTGCTCTGCGACTTCGTTTCCGGCGTCGGAGCCGTACTCGATGCCGAGTTGTATGTACAGTTGCGCCAGCCCCATGATGCCGAGGCCGATCTTGCGCATGTCGCGCACCTTCTGTTCTATCTTCTCGACGGGGAAGTCCGACATCGTGACGACGTTCTCCAAGAAGCGCGTGCCGTACTCGATGCGGTGGTCGAACTCCGCCCAGTCGATGGCCTCTTCGAGGAAGGCGTCGACGGCGTCGTCGAAGGTGTCGTAATCGTCGCCGTGGTCGTCGTACCAGACGCGCCAGTCGGGCGCGTCGCCGCCCGCGACCGTCGAGAGGTTGATGTGACCCAGATTGCAGGCTTCGTACTCTTCGAGCGGCTGTTCCCCGCAGGGGTTCGTCGCCAAGATTCGGTGGTCGGGGTGCTCCTCCACGTCGAAGGAGTGCTCTTTGTTGACGCGTTCGAGGTAGATGACGCCGGGTTCGCCGTTCTCCCACGCGCCCTCGACCATGTGGTCCCACAGTTCCTCGGCCGGAACGGAGAGAACTTCGCCGACTTCGACGTGTTCGCCGAGACCGAACATGTCGTATATCTCTTTGGTCTCCGGCGTCGCGACGTGCGGTTCCTCGGTTCGCGGGTTCGTGAAGGTGAACTCCTCGCCTTCGAACAATGCGTCCATGAAGTCGTCGGTGACGCCGACGGAGATGTTGAAGTTAGAGAGGTGACCTTCGACGGCGTTGCGGAGATGCTTGGGGACGCGCCCCTCCTCGTCTATGAGTTCGCGCGCCTCTTCGAGTGCGTCCGCAAAGGAGTTGTGCGTGAAGTCGTCGGGGTCGTTCAGGCGAAGCGAGTGCGCGAGAGAGACGTCCTTGTTCTTCGAGTGGATGAACTGGATGACGTCGGGGTGGCTGACGCGCATGACGCCCATCTGGGCACCGCGGCGCGCGCCGCCCTGTGCGATGGTCTCGCACATCTGGTCGTACGTCCGCATGAACGTGATGGGACCGGAGGCGATGCCACCGGTCGAACCGACGGCGTCGCCGTACGGGCGAAGTTTCCAGAAGGCGTACCCCATCCCGCCGCCGGACTGGAACACCTCGGCGGCTTCCTTCGCCGTCTGGTGGATGTCGGTGATGTCGTCGCCGGGCGAATCGACGAAACAGGCAGAGAGTTGCTGCAGTTCGTCGCCCGCGTTCATGAGCGTCGGCGAGTTCGGCATGAAAGAGAGCGACTCCATCATCTCTTGGAACTCCTCGCGCTTTGCTTCGACTTCGGTGCGAATCTCGTCGGGGAGTTCGGGGACGATGGTGTCGTACGCGAACTTGTTGACGTTGTAGACAGAAAGCGTCGTCTCCGCGTCGTCTTCTGCGGTAGTCCCCGTCCCGAACACCTCCGCGGCGAGTTCGTCGCGCCGCGGGTGTCCCGGCTTCAGTTGGTCGGGCGTGACGGTGACGTCGGTGTCGCGCCGGTCCGCCTCGTAGACGGCTTCCGCGAGTGCGATGTTCTTCGCGACGCGAGCGAACAGTTCCTCTTGGGACTCGACGAGTTCGCCGTCGGCGTCCTTTCGGAGATAGCGCGCCGGCAGAATGTTGTGGTAGGCGTTGGCGGTCAGGCGGTCCTCGAGCGTCTCCCCCTCGGTGCGCTTTATCGGCAACTGCAGCTCGTCCGCCGAGATATCCGAGCGACTCATCTACTGTACCCCCGTCCCAGCACCCCGGTGCCGGGTGATTTCGAATCCGATGGCTAACTCAGTTCCGTTCATTGTAACGATGGCTTGTGAATGGAGGCGCGTCCGTTAAGGCTTCGGTATCAGGCACTGGCGGACAGAAAGCCTCACAAATCTGTCACGCGTTCCGAACCCCGCTCGCCCGCATCCACAGTACGGTACGTCCGTACGGCCCGGCCGGACATAACAGTATTCAGACCGGGGTGAAAGTAGTCTCGTGGAGAACGAAATCGGGAGACGGGACCGCCGCGTCCAGAAGAACAGATGGGGGGTTCGGTGCCCGGTTTCGACTCCGACGACCGGCGAGCACGCGACGCGAGTTCGTATATGTACCCCCGTCGAAGAACCAGAGGTCGAACAGCTGATAGGTTCCGGAGAGTTCTCCGGCGGCGGCCGCGAAACCGTCCGTTCGCCGGTCAGTCGGGACGCGTATACATACTCCCACAGACTTATTCTCTCTCACGTCGAAATGTTCGATATGTCTCTCCCGTTCGCGTCGGTCCTCGGTCAGATGCTCGCCGCGTGGGCGACGCTCCCCCTCCAACTGGGCGGACTGTTAGAGACCCAACTCGGTCAGTTGCTCGTGGCCGTCGTCGCCATCGGCGTCGTCGTCCTCGTCGGACGCATCGTCCTCAAGGTGGCGTGGCGACTCGTGACGATAGCCGTCGTGATCATCGCCCTCCTGTTTCTCCTCTCGACGCTGGGCATCAACGTCCTCTGAACCCGAAGCCCGTCACGCGGCGAATTCGGCCGCTTCGCTGTTCCGACTCGACCGGACGTTCCGACCACGCCTGGCCGTTCCGGTCGCGACAGTTCCGAACCGAGTCGTCGTGAACGTACACGCACGTACCAGTCGATAGCGGGTGCCGTTCTCGCCGCAGACGTTACCACAGTTTTACGCGGTCCGACGGCGTCGAACGCGCCGAGCGAACCCAGCGAGAGGGTAGCCCACCCGCACCGACGCCGCGGTATCGGACGAATCACCGAGCCTCGTGCCCGGACCACCGACCCTCACGTTCGGGTCGCCGAGCGAGTGTCGTCGTGGTCGGCCTGCCACCAGAGGGCGGCCGCGAACGCCAGTCCGCCCAGGAACAGCCCCCAGTTGGCGACGGGGCTGTTGTACCAGATCACGTCGATTCCGAGCGATTGCCGGTAGAGGGGCCAGAACGGCTCGATGGAGTCGGCGATGTCGGGCGCCGAGAGGATGTCGGCCGAAAGATGGGCGAGACCGGCGACGAACACCGCGCCGATGCCGTAGGCGTAGCGGTTCCCGACGCCGGTCGCCGAGATATAGTTGTCTTCGAGCCACGGAACGACCCACTTACCGAGGACCGCGCCGATGGCGACGGCGGCGACGCTCACG includes:
- a CDS encoding adenosylcobalamin-dependent ribonucleoside-diphosphate reductase — its product is MSRSDISADELQLPIKRTEGETLEDRLTANAYHNILPARYLRKDADGELVESQEELFARVAKNIALAEAVYEADRRDTDVTVTPDQLKPGHPRRDELAAEVFGTGTTAEDDAETTLSVYNVNKFAYDTIVPELPDEIRTEVEAKREEFQEMMESLSFMPNSPTLMNAGDELQQLSACFVDSPGDDITDIHQTAKEAAEVFQSGGGMGYAFWKLRPYGDAVGSTGGIASGPITFMRTYDQMCETIAQGGARRGAQMGVMRVSHPDVIQFIHSKNKDVSLAHSLRLNDPDDFTHNSFADALEEARELIDEEGRVPKHLRNAVEGHLSNFNISVGVTDDFMDALFEGEEFTFTNPRTEEPHVATPETKEIYDMFGLGEHVEVGEVLSVPAEELWDHMVEGAWENGEPGVIYLERVNKEHSFDVEEHPDHRILATNPCGEQPLEEYEACNLGHINLSTVAGGDAPDWRVWYDDHGDDYDTFDDAVDAFLEEAIDWAEFDHRIEYGTRFLENVVTMSDFPVEKIEQKVRDMRKIGLGIMGLAQLYIQLGIEYGSDAGNEVAEQLMTHINHESKWASHELAEERGNFADWGDSKYANPTEYREWFEKQTGLDADDWAEGFALRNHNTTTIAPTGTTSMIGNTTGGCEPIYNVAYYKNVSDDVQGDEMLVEFDDYFLRVLEANDIDVEEVKREAQEQMSKNEFDGVSSLSTVPAAISELFVVTSDLTGKQHAAVQCACQNGVDSAISKTCNFPNSATREDMDEVYRYIYKNGGKGVTVYRDGTRSKQVLTTRAKNADFADEGEAAETLVEQMEEVFGGLEGFLDNENVRAALDGEVERLLAEADGDVELGSKRPRPDVLYGVTQRIDTGYGKLYVNINEDANNQPFELFANIGNSGGFTASFTEALAKTISTALRTGVDPSEIASELQGIRSPKVAWDKGEQINSIPDAIGTAMRRYLDGEIDEGYPQQQNLTELSRDAGAGDTEPEADGGAAVADSPDAAEGAQADAMDDLLAAGESPECPECSSMTLYYSEGCKTCESCGWSEC
- a CDS encoding metal-dependent hydrolase; protein product: MVDIIGHIGMGLIWLVVVGWLVYDDRTALGFVALGVPFSLLPDVDLWLSQAFAGVKHHGVVHTVLFVSVAAVAIGAVLGKWVVPWLEDNYISATGVGNRYAYGIGAVFVAGLAHLSADILSAPDIADSIEPFWPLYRQSLGIDVIWYNSPVANWGLFLGGLAFAAALWWQADHDDTRSATRT